In Bacillus rossius redtenbacheri isolate Brsri chromosome 9 unlocalized genomic scaffold, Brsri_v3 Brsri_v3_scf9_2, whole genome shotgun sequence, one DNA window encodes the following:
- the LOC134542894 gene encoding alpha-1D adrenergic receptor-like, with translation MHVAYDGSAPAAEVLATLADNATLLLLPTTSTPPPGEGGGGGGGGGGGGWGPKRDSLAVVLPVTAVYALIFVLGVVGNVSTCVVIARNKHMHTATNYYLFSLAVSDLLLLVSGLPPEVYSIWSRYPYVFGEPFCVLQGFAAETSANATVLTITAFTVERYVAICHPFQSHVVSKLSRAVKFVVGIWALALCLAVPQAMQFGLVYETDAGGEVLNPEHAVCAIKRVVVPHSFELSSLLFFVAPMTLITALYALIGLRLRRSSALAGSVRMRDQPKRALVVAVNEQAKEECEADDCRKNFARNAHTKATKHVVKMLVAVVAAFFICWAPFHAQRLLAVYGGEAKRPSAAMMVVYTVLTYVSGILYYLSTTVNPFLYHIMSHKFREAFKDTLARYLRRRRGRGGRWHCYSVLSGRHNNTATTNNNNNSSTCNSSASQRSATSLRYLEADMARLRGDRRPVVVSFRRAGASADPRRKQPAALDEICAGPTSKPRDETRRRFPTTQNPPVLTSDGPEKETPSSNSPSKSPVDLFDEQTLPDATPAGKPRPSPRQPTLAATSPVGLVRVEDIEIFQEDQIKIKIAETKTAPPPPKEGTPAHKSNASVASSLDCSGPHFGSPSFHGDAKDVIKKSSTTPCFGSCRASLLPNVSMDRSATTEFKKYLESNSQNLDDEIDDNKDAHDCPKKHSKEKNYEINKKIELILPLVVHACRGRQLSPAHVAVVVAGSQVPSHRLARHRSARHSATSSSCTFDRPRDCSEHPIPTQHLASI, from the exons ATGCACGTGGCTTACGACGGCTCGGCGCCGGCGGCCGAGGTGCTAGCGACGCTCGCCGACAATGCGACGCTCCTTCTGCTGCCGACGACGTCGACGCCTCCCCCCGgtgaaggaggaggaggaggaggaggaggaggaggaggtggctGGGGCCCGAAGCGCGACTCCTTGGCCGTCGTGCTGCCCGTCACGGCGGTCTACGCGCTCATCTTCGTGCTGGGGGTCGTCGGCAACGTGAGCACGTGCGTGGTGATCGCGCGCAACAAGCACATGCACACGGCCACCAACTACTACCTGTTCAGCCTCGCCGTGTCCGACCTGCTGCTGCTGGTGTCGGGCCTGCCACCGGAGGTGTACTCCATCTGGTCCAG GTACCCGTACGTGTTCGGCGAGCCGTTCTGCGTGCTGCAAGGCTTCGCCGCCGAGACGTCGGCCAACGCCACGGTGCTGACCATCACGGCGTTCACGGTGGAGCGCTACGTGGCCATCTGCCACCCGTTCCAGTCGCACGTGGTGTCCAAGCTGTCGCGCGCCGTCAAGTTCGTGGTCGGCATCTGGGCGCTGGCGCTGTGCCTCGCCGTGCCGCAG GCGATGCAGTTCGGGCTGGTGTACGAGACTGACGCCGGCGGCGAGGTGCTGAACCCGGAGCACGCCGTGTGCGCCATCAAGAGGGTCGTGGTGCCGCACTCGTTCGAGCTGTCGTCCTTGCTGTTCTTCGTGGCGCCCATGACGCTCATCACGGCGCTGTACGCGCTCATCGGCCTGCGGCTGCGGCGGTCCAGCGCGCTGGCTGGCAGCGTGCGCATGCGCGACCAG CCCAAGAGGGCGCTGGTGGTGGCGGTTAACGAGCAGGCCAAGGAGGAGTGCGAGGCGGACGACTGCAGGAAGAACTTCGCCCGCAACGCCCACACCAAGGCCACCAAGCACGTCGTCAAGATGCTGG TGGCGGTGGTGGCGGCCTTCTTCATCTGCTGGGCGCCCTTCCACGCGCAGCGCCTGCTCGCGGTCTACGGCGGCGAGGCGAAGCGGCCCAGCGCCGCCATGATGGTCGTCTACACCGTCCTCACCTACGTGTCGGGCATCCTCTACTACCTGTCTACCACCGTCAACCCCTTCCTCTACCACATCATGTCGCACAAGTTCCGCGAGGCGTTCAAG GACACGCTGGCGAGGTACCTGCGCCGGCGGCGCGGGCGCGGAGGTAGGTGGCACTGCTACTCTGTTCTCTCGGGCAGACACAACAACACCGccaccaccaacaacaacaacaacagctcGACGTGCAACAGCAGCGCCAGCCAGCGCAGCGCCACCTCGCTGCGCTACCTGGAGGCGGACATGGCGCGGCTGCGCGGCGATCGCAGGCCCGTGGTGGTGTCCTTCCGGCGCGCCGGTGCCTCGGCGGACCCCAGGAGGAAGCAACCGGCCGCCCTCGACGAGATCTGCGCCGGGCCGACGTCCAAACCCCGAGACGAGACCCGCCGCAGATTCCCAACGACCCAAAACCCGCCGGTCCTCACGTCAGACGGCCCCGAAAAGGAAACCCCGTCCTCGAACTCTCCCTCAAAGTCTCCCGTCGACCTCTTCGACGAACAAACACTTCCTGATGCAACGCCCGCGGGAAAACCACGTCCATCGCCGAGGCAACCCACTCTCGCCGCAACTTCACCGGTTGGGCTCGTAAGGGTGGAGGACATCGAAATATTTCAAGAAGACCAGATAAAGATCAAAATTGCGGAGACGAAGACGGCGCCGCCGCCGCCAAAAGAAGGCACGCCAGCGCACAAATCGAACGCATCCGTCGCCTCCAGCCTAGACTGCAGCGGGCCGCATTTCGGCAGTCCTTCCTTTCATGGCGATGCGAAAGACGTTATTAAGAAATCCTCCACCACGCCGTGTTTCGGTTCCTGCAGGGCCAGCCTGCTTCCCAATGTCTCTATGGATCGTTCCGCTACGAcggaattcaaaaaatatttggaatcgAACTCACAAAACTTAGATGATGAAATTGACGATAATAAGGATGCCCATGATTGCCCCAAAAAACactccaaagaaaaaaattacgaaataaacaaaaaaatcgaACTTATTTTACCC